The Planococcus liqunii genome includes a region encoding these proteins:
- a CDS encoding sugar transferase: MATEHTKLLQKQARWSHYVAHICSWLFAVLLLIFLTPLFAVLGILIKLDSKGPIFFKQKRGGRNGEYFIIYKFRTMYSDPVKEKLDIDVLEGDSRITKIGHILRSTSLDELPQLINIVKGDMAFVGPRPTVPSQTDHYSTYQKQRLLVKPGVTGLAQISGRNELNWDEKIDLDIEYIGRKNIRYDLYIIVQTVFKVIKSEGVYDRE; the protein is encoded by the coding sequence ATGGCTACTGAACATACGAAATTATTGCAGAAACAGGCTAGATGGTCTCATTATGTAGCTCATATCTGCTCATGGCTTTTTGCAGTCTTGCTGCTGATTTTTTTGACGCCGCTTTTTGCGGTGCTCGGCATTCTTATTAAGTTAGATTCAAAAGGACCAATCTTTTTTAAACAAAAACGGGGAGGACGGAACGGAGAATATTTTATAATCTACAAGTTCCGTACTATGTATAGCGATCCCGTAAAAGAAAAACTGGATATTGATGTACTTGAAGGCGATTCAAGGATTACCAAAATTGGCCATATTTTACGAAGTACAAGTTTAGATGAATTGCCTCAATTGATCAATATTGTTAAAGGCGATATGGCTTTTGTCGGTCCACGTCCGACTGTACCTTCACAAACGGATCATTACAGCACATATCAAAAACAGCGCTTGCTTGTCAAACCAGGTGTAACGGGGCTAGCACAGATAAGTGGAAGAAATGAACTTAACTGGGATGAAAAAATTGATTTGGATATTGAATATATCGGTCGGAAAAATATCCGATATGACCTATATATCATCGTCCAAACGGTATTCAAAGTGATTAAATCCGAAGGAGTCTACGATCGGGAATAG
- a CDS encoding HD domain-containing protein: MKNLIEQAIGFAALKHAGQVRKGTAIPYISHPFAVGMMLQQAGESEIVVAAGILHDTLEDTAATEEEIRAVFGEQVLLLIKAASEPDKSRPWEDRKRHTVSKLAARSRDELAIIVADKLHNLRSIQLDLEEIGEAVWSRFNRGKEQQEWYYRGIVNALVARQKELAMAEELKEEVARVFGNQ, translated from the coding sequence GTGAAGAATTTAATTGAGCAAGCGATTGGATTTGCGGCATTGAAACACGCAGGGCAAGTAAGAAAAGGAACGGCCATTCCGTATATCAGCCACCCATTTGCAGTGGGCATGATGCTGCAGCAAGCAGGCGAATCAGAAATAGTGGTGGCTGCCGGCATTCTCCATGACACGCTTGAAGACACAGCGGCAACAGAGGAAGAGATAAGAGCAGTTTTTGGAGAACAGGTGCTGCTTTTGATAAAGGCAGCTTCGGAACCGGATAAATCGCGGCCCTGGGAAGATCGAAAGCGCCATACGGTTTCAAAGCTGGCTGCCCGCTCACGGGATGAGCTTGCCATAATCGTTGCGGACAAACTGCACAATCTGCGTTCCATCCAATTAGATCTCGAGGAAATCGGAGAGGCAGTGTGGAGCCGCTTTAACCGGGGCAAAGAACAGCAAGAATGGTATTACCGGGGAATTGTAAATGCGCTTGTAGCCCGGCAAAAGGAATTGGCGATGGCAGAAGAACTGAAAGAGGAAGTGGCACGGGTTTTTGGGAACCAATAA
- a CDS encoding glycosyltransferase family 4 protein, which yields MGAKVIQAVTVSESLVFMAGQISHLQNNGYEVKTLSSDGKYIDRFKKMEDVPMLLVDMEREISLFKDFKALLKCIGVIRRERPDIVNASTPKAGLIVTLAAYLCRVPIRIYTMRGLRLETTKGLKRKVLIAAEKVAVASATHCLAVSESLKTQVTELEIAPREKISVLGKGSGEGFELSKFRVTEKSEINIQCIRESYGLSSEHTVLGFVGRMTKDKGIAELVDIFLKLHKTQPKLRLLIIGEYEDADPVEEMVKQEIHDNPAIFHTGYQADPIPFFHIMDVFVFLTKREGFGNVAIEAALSRTPVIVSNVTGAKDTVIDGETGFLVNPENPQDMLEKLELLVLAPELRQKMGERAEQWAIENFSNETLWNELDRYYQECLIGNMKAVEQTH from the coding sequence ATGGGAGCTAAAGTGATTCAGGCAGTGACCGTTTCAGAAAGCTTAGTTTTTATGGCTGGCCAGATTAGCCATTTGCAAAATAACGGATACGAAGTAAAAACCTTGAGTTCAGACGGCAAATATATAGATAGATTCAAGAAGATGGAAGATGTACCTATGTTGCTAGTGGACATGGAGCGGGAAATCTCGTTATTCAAAGATTTTAAAGCATTGCTGAAGTGTATTGGCGTTATCCGTCGGGAACGCCCGGATATCGTAAATGCTAGTACTCCGAAAGCTGGTTTGATTGTGACGCTTGCTGCTTATTTATGCAGAGTACCCATTCGGATTTATACGATGCGTGGACTACGCCTGGAAACTACAAAAGGCTTAAAGCGGAAAGTTCTTATTGCGGCTGAAAAAGTGGCAGTTGCTTCGGCCACGCATTGCCTAGCCGTTTCAGAAAGTTTAAAAACACAAGTAACGGAGCTAGAAATAGCGCCAAGAGAAAAAATATCAGTTCTCGGAAAGGGAAGCGGAGAGGGATTTGAGCTCTCGAAATTTCGTGTGACAGAAAAATCAGAAATTAATATTCAATGCATAAGGGAATCGTATGGATTGTCGAGCGAACATACCGTGCTCGGCTTTGTGGGACGCATGACAAAAGACAAAGGGATAGCGGAACTAGTTGATATATTTTTAAAACTTCATAAAACTCAACCGAAACTCCGGTTGCTGATTATCGGAGAGTATGAAGATGCGGATCCAGTAGAAGAAATGGTGAAACAAGAAATCCACGATAATCCTGCTATTTTTCATACGGGTTACCAAGCAGATCCAATACCGTTTTTTCATATTATGGATGTATTTGTCTTTTTGACGAAAAGAGAAGGATTTGGAAACGTTGCGATTGAAGCGGCACTTTCAAGAACTCCAGTAATCGTATCAAATGTAACAGGAGCTAAGGACACAGTTATAGACGGTGAAACTGGTTTTCTGGTAAATCCCGAAAATCCACAGGATATGTTGGAGAAACTTGAGCTATTGGTTCTTGCACCTGAATTGCGTCAGAAAATGGGTGAGCGAGCAGAACAATGGGCAATTGAAAATTTTAGCAATGAGACATTGTGGAATGAACTGGACCGTTACTATCAGGAGTGCCTTATCGGAAATATGAAAGCAGTTGAACAGACCCACTAA
- a CDS encoding nucleotide sugar dehydrogenase yields MMNDKLKIAVVGLGYVGLSIAATFSKKYSVIGFDIDDKRIKELSSGIDSTREVEGWEADACTIEFTVDPARLKEAGFIIVAVPTPIDSRNQPDLRKLLAACETIGQHMKKAAVVVFESTVYPGATEEQCIPVLEAHSGFESGSEFFVGYSPERVQSKEKKQAYAKTRKVVSGQNEAVLDFVASVYGSVFDAGIYKAKSIRIAEAAKVIENTQQDINIAFINEIALIFNRLGIDTNDVLETAGTKKSFLKFTPGLVGGRRIGFDSYYLSHVAQETGFHPEMILAGRRINDGISRFIARTVVKKLAKNNITAKGARVTVLGITDKEDVPELRNSKVLDLIAELQEYGIDVQLADCCTDPKEMERRYGLVLTSEFDLLPASAVILAVPHQAYKEAGWRLFEKLLFNKEGLVFDIKSVLNQDEKPEQIELWRL; encoded by the coding sequence ATGATGAACGACAAGTTGAAAATAGCGGTGGTCGGCCTAGGCTATGTCGGCTTGTCGATCGCGGCTACTTTTTCCAAAAAGTACAGCGTTATCGGATTTGACATCGATGATAAGCGCATAAAAGAGCTTTCTTCGGGCATTGACAGCACCCGTGAAGTAGAAGGGTGGGAAGCGGATGCCTGCACCATTGAATTTACAGTGGATCCGGCAAGGCTTAAAGAAGCCGGATTTATCATCGTAGCCGTTCCAACGCCGATTGACAGCAGGAACCAGCCGGATTTAAGGAAGCTGCTTGCAGCCTGCGAAACAATCGGGCAGCATATGAAAAAAGCCGCGGTCGTGGTTTTCGAGTCTACGGTCTATCCTGGAGCAACTGAAGAACAATGCATTCCGGTCCTGGAAGCACATTCCGGGTTTGAATCAGGAAGCGAGTTTTTTGTCGGCTATTCACCGGAACGCGTCCAATCAAAAGAGAAAAAACAGGCATATGCAAAAACAAGAAAAGTAGTTTCAGGGCAAAACGAAGCCGTCCTGGACTTTGTGGCATCGGTCTATGGAAGCGTCTTTGACGCCGGGATTTATAAAGCTAAATCCATCCGCATTGCTGAAGCCGCCAAAGTGATCGAGAACACCCAGCAGGACATCAATATCGCTTTCATAAATGAAATTGCACTTATTTTTAACCGTCTCGGCATTGATACCAATGATGTATTGGAGACGGCCGGAACCAAAAAGAGTTTCTTGAAATTCACACCGGGCCTTGTCGGCGGCAGACGAATTGGATTTGACTCCTATTATTTGAGCCATGTTGCCCAGGAAACCGGGTTTCATCCGGAAATGATTCTGGCGGGAAGGCGCATAAACGATGGCATCAGCAGATTTATCGCCAGAACCGTCGTCAAAAAGCTGGCCAAAAACAATATCACAGCCAAAGGGGCACGCGTTACAGTGCTTGGCATCACCGATAAAGAGGATGTGCCGGAACTCCGGAATTCCAAAGTGCTGGATCTTATCGCAGAACTGCAGGAATACGGAATTGATGTTCAACTGGCGGATTGCTGCACAGATCCAAAAGAGATGGAGCGGCGATACGGATTGGTTCTTACGTCGGAATTCGATCTGCTTCCTGCTTCGGCAGTCATTCTGGCAGTGCCCCATCAAGCATACAAAGAAGCGGGCTGGAGATTGTTCGAAAAGCTTCTCTTTAACAAAGAAGGATTGGTTTTCGATATTAAAAGCGTATTAAATCAAGACGAAAAACCGGAACAAATCGAGCTTTGGCGATTATAA
- a CDS encoding glycosyltransferase family 4 protein, translating to MAVKVMHAVTVPQSLKLMRGQLAYLKRQGYEVSALSSEGTYIKEYEAYEGVKVLTVNMEREISLIQDLKSLVTCIRLIRKERPYIINTGTPKAGLIVTLAAFICRVPIRIYNVLGLRMETTSGLKRQILLTAEKIAAAAATDILSVSPSLKDQLVELGIAREDKIRIFGKGSYNGFDLEAFKQTEQLQTEIQRLRNLYALTKEHIVLGYVGRFTKDKGTEELVESFLQLHEKNPEMRLLLVGEFETGDPVSSQTYEEINNNPHIIYIDYQQNPIPFYFLMNVFVFLTKREGFGNVSLEASLAGVPVLAADVTGAKDTVIPGETGLLVNPTDIKEITEKIAYLIANPELRKQLGTNGKKWGEEHFGNEQVWGEMDSFYQQLLIQKAAAFEVN from the coding sequence ATGGCCGTTAAAGTAATGCATGCAGTAACTGTTCCGCAAAGCCTGAAACTGATGAGGGGGCAGCTGGCTTACTTGAAAAGACAAGGGTACGAAGTAAGCGCTCTTTCATCAGAAGGGACTTACATTAAAGAGTATGAAGCGTATGAAGGCGTAAAAGTTCTGACAGTGAATATGGAAAGGGAAATTTCCCTCATACAGGATTTGAAGTCTCTCGTGACTTGTATTCGTTTGATCCGAAAAGAACGGCCGTATATTATCAATACGGGAACACCGAAGGCGGGATTGATTGTCACACTGGCCGCTTTCATATGTAGAGTGCCGATTCGTATCTACAATGTACTGGGGCTGCGGATGGAAACAACGAGTGGCCTGAAGCGGCAAATTTTGCTAACTGCTGAAAAAATCGCTGCCGCTGCTGCTACTGATATATTATCTGTGTCTCCTAGCTTAAAAGATCAATTGGTGGAATTGGGAATTGCGCGGGAGGACAAAATCCGGATTTTTGGTAAAGGGAGCTACAACGGCTTTGATTTAGAGGCGTTTAAACAGACCGAGCAGCTGCAGACGGAAATTCAAAGGTTGCGCAATTTATACGCGTTGACGAAAGAGCATATTGTGCTTGGCTATGTAGGTAGATTTACCAAAGATAAGGGAACTGAAGAATTAGTTGAATCATTCCTTCAATTGCATGAAAAAAATCCCGAAATGCGTTTGCTTCTTGTCGGTGAATTTGAAACTGGAGATCCAGTGAGCTCTCAGACTTATGAAGAAATCAATAACAATCCTCATATTATTTATATCGATTACCAACAAAATCCGATACCTTTTTACTTTTTAATGAACGTTTTTGTGTTCTTGACGAAGCGCGAAGGTTTTGGCAATGTCTCTTTGGAGGCGTCACTGGCAGGAGTTCCAGTGCTGGCAGCCGATGTGACGGGCGCAAAAGATACCGTCATTCCTGGAGAAACGGGATTATTGGTCAACCCAACGGATATTAAAGAAATTACGGAAAAAATTGCTTACCTTATTGCAAATCCTGAACTCCGGAAGCAATTGGGAACGAACGGCAAGAAATGGGGAGAAGAGCATTTCGGCAATGAACAGGTTTGGGGAGAAATGGATAGCTTCTACCAGCAATTGCTGATTCAAAAAGCGGCTGCGTTTGAAGTGAACTAA
- a CDS encoding DUF805 domain-containing protein, giving the protein MKEFVDVFKKSFDFSGRSRRKEFWLFVLFTTLISIPLSFIDAIAGLELAEDFGVLGGLFSLLIIIPSISVTVRRLHDIGRSGWWLLLTFVPIIGWITLFIFNLLDSQSGTNAYGPSPKESYSDFAITK; this is encoded by the coding sequence ATGAAAGAATTCGTTGACGTGTTTAAAAAGTCTTTCGACTTTTCCGGACGCTCCAGAAGAAAGGAATTCTGGCTATTCGTCCTGTTCACTACGCTCATCAGCATTCCACTCTCTTTTATAGACGCGATTGCAGGGCTTGAATTGGCTGAAGATTTCGGAGTACTTGGCGGACTATTTTCTCTTTTAATTATTATTCCTTCAATATCGGTTACTGTACGCCGGCTTCACGATATCGGGAGAAGCGGCTGGTGGTTGCTGCTGACTTTTGTTCCGATTATCGGCTGGATCACTTTGTTTATTTTCAATTTGCTGGACAGCCAATCAGGCACTAACGCCTATGGGCCAAGTCCCAAAGAATCATATTCAGATTTTGCCATAACAAAATAA
- a CDS encoding M42 family metallopeptidase → MKKILKELTEIVGPCGFEEEVAMYIAGYLKGKVDSIEADNAGNLIVRKQGNQSGPAIIVAAHMDEVGFIVKKIEDNGLIRFEKLGGHDDRILLSQRVQIRTETGLRTGVIGTISAHMVKFDDAAKVRNHRSLYIDAGAASREEATALGIQIGDPIVWYPHFDELTDKRVSGKSFDDRVGCAILMQALEDLDAADFSGEFIGIFTVQEEVGLRGARVGSHQLTGDVMIALDTTAVSDTPEEMMDQTLALGAGVGIKVLDFSLIANKKVRKHLVDVAENAGLPYQLEVFPGIGTDAGEFSLAHNGIPTGVLSIPSRNAHSSIEVIDLGDVEATKELLKAFIKQMKPVEEYRMKLF, encoded by the coding sequence ATGAAAAAAATACTGAAAGAATTAACAGAAATTGTGGGTCCATGCGGGTTTGAAGAAGAAGTTGCCATGTATATTGCCGGGTATTTGAAAGGGAAAGTGGACTCCATCGAAGCGGATAATGCAGGAAACTTAATCGTCCGCAAACAAGGAAATCAGTCAGGGCCGGCGATTATTGTGGCTGCCCATATGGATGAAGTAGGATTTATTGTCAAGAAAATTGAAGACAATGGCTTGATCCGGTTTGAAAAACTGGGTGGCCACGACGACCGGATCCTGCTGTCGCAGCGAGTCCAAATCCGCACAGAAACGGGGCTGCGGACGGGCGTCATCGGAACGATTTCAGCTCATATGGTGAAATTTGATGATGCAGCAAAAGTGAGAAATCATCGCAGTCTTTACATTGATGCAGGAGCTGCGAGCCGCGAAGAAGCAACAGCGCTTGGCATTCAAATTGGCGACCCAATTGTCTGGTATCCGCATTTCGATGAATTGACCGATAAGCGGGTTTCTGGCAAAAGCTTTGATGACCGGGTAGGGTGCGCCATTTTGATGCAGGCATTGGAGGATTTGGATGCGGCTGATTTTTCGGGTGAGTTTATCGGAATTTTTACCGTACAGGAAGAAGTGGGCTTGCGCGGGGCAAGAGTCGGCAGCCATCAGCTCACTGGGGACGTCATGATTGCGCTTGATACCACTGCAGTCAGCGACACGCCGGAAGAAATGATGGACCAGACTTTGGCGCTCGGTGCCGGGGTTGGCATCAAAGTACTCGATTTCAGCTTGATTGCCAATAAAAAAGTGCGGAAACATTTGGTGGACGTTGCGGAGAATGCCGGATTGCCGTACCAATTAGAAGTGTTCCCGGGAATCGGCACGGATGCTGGGGAATTCAGCTTGGCACATAATGGCATTCCGACAGGGGTCTTATCGATACCATCGCGCAATGCGCATTCTTCGATTGAAGTGATCGATCTTGGAGACGTTGAAGCGACCAAAGAATTGTTAAAGGCATTTATTAAGCAAATGAAGCCAGTTGAGGAATACCGGATGAAGCTATTTTAA
- a CDS encoding DUF459 domain-containing protein gives MKKAKVLLAGSLILNILFIGIGGYLIHKQGGIAFIKEQVANATSSQKYPDYYVQNKDIFESIRVAKADKIFVGDSITDHGEFQEYYLDQTVLNRGISEDTSDGVLNRIGEVAERSPKEVYLMIGINDIGAGVDAKTYQKNVEKIIESFDKNSTKVVLQSILPINNRDFNNDLSNKKIHEFNAILQQMAQKYGVDYIDLHTAFEDSDGQLKKDITIDGIHLKGEGYRIWMGKLNNR, from the coding sequence GTGAAAAAGGCAAAAGTATTATTAGCAGGATCACTGATTTTAAATATCCTGTTTATCGGGATTGGCGGGTACTTGATACATAAGCAAGGTGGAATTGCATTTATCAAAGAGCAAGTCGCCAATGCAACTTCTTCCCAAAAATATCCGGATTATTATGTGCAAAATAAAGACATCTTTGAATCCATAAGGGTGGCCAAAGCAGATAAAATTTTTGTAGGGGATAGCATTACCGATCACGGTGAGTTTCAGGAATATTATCTTGATCAGACCGTTTTAAATCGGGGAATTTCGGAAGATACTTCAGACGGCGTCTTAAATCGGATAGGGGAAGTAGCCGAACGAAGTCCGAAAGAAGTGTATCTCATGATCGGCATTAACGACATTGGAGCTGGAGTTGATGCTAAAACATATCAGAAGAACGTGGAAAAAATTATTGAGTCTTTTGATAAGAACTCTACGAAAGTAGTTCTTCAATCCATCTTGCCGATCAACAATCGTGATTTTAATAATGACTTGTCGAACAAAAAGATCCATGAATTCAATGCCATTCTTCAACAAATGGCACAAAAATATGGAGTCGACTATATTGATTTACATACAGCTTTTGAAGATTCGGATGGCCAGTTGAAAAAAGACATTACCATTGATGGCATTCACTTAAAAGGCGAAGGTTACAGAATATGGATGGGCAAATTAAATAATCGTTGA
- a CDS encoding YciI family protein: MKYFAVFLPMADREKSERFRPQHLDFLEKMRNAGHVQANGKFTDGSGGLVIYEALSFEECEAYVKQDPYIQNGARAYEIHEWEAVWAD; encoded by the coding sequence ATGAAGTATTTTGCGGTGTTTTTGCCCATGGCAGACCGGGAGAAAAGTGAGCGGTTCCGTCCGCAGCATTTGGATTTCTTGGAGAAGATGAGAAATGCCGGCCATGTACAGGCAAACGGAAAATTTACCGACGGGTCGGGGGGCCTTGTCATTTATGAGGCACTTTCTTTTGAAGAATGCGAGGCATATGTTAAACAAGATCCGTATATTCAAAATGGAGCACGAGCGTATGAAATCCATGAATGGGAAGCGGTATGGGCCGATTAG
- a CDS encoding Lrp/AsnC family transcriptional regulator, which translates to MAEHIEGLDELDLKILSFLQDDGRMTFKEIASRIGVAERTIRLRVSNLRENGTLSIVGVVSPMKIGLNIIAVIQIAAKQNGLQQCAKELAELSEVRFVSLTTGDYHILSEVCVESLEALSDFVEKKLNKVTGIERTNVIVETKIMKNKFNFIREN; encoded by the coding sequence ATGGCGGAACATATAGAAGGCCTCGATGAACTGGATTTAAAAATCTTGTCGTTTCTGCAGGATGATGGGCGGATGACTTTTAAGGAAATTGCCTCAAGGATTGGCGTTGCCGAAAGAACCATCCGCCTGCGTGTTTCCAATTTGCGTGAAAACGGTACCTTGTCAATTGTCGGTGTCGTAAGCCCGATGAAAATTGGCTTGAACATCATTGCGGTTATCCAGATTGCCGCAAAGCAGAATGGGCTGCAGCAATGTGCAAAAGAACTGGCTGAGTTGAGTGAAGTCCGCTTCGTTTCTTTAACTACAGGGGATTACCACATTTTATCGGAAGTATGTGTAGAATCACTCGAAGCATTAAGTGACTTTGTTGAGAAGAAGTTAAACAAAGTGACTGGCATAGAGCGAACAAACGTCATTGTGGAAACCAAGATTATGAAAAACAAATTCAACTTTATTCGGGAGAATTAA
- a CDS encoding LysM peptidoglycan-binding domain-containing protein: MSNKLFKVAAVILLVLFSLFSFSPQTEAANSKYVTKGATTSKVIALTFDDGSDGTNINKILQTLSTNKVKATFFLTGSGAKNHPQSIKNITAQGHQIGNHSYSHPDFTKLTAAQMKAELDKTESTIKGITGKTTKPLFRAPFGASNAKVLAAVGNAGYTHTIQWNIDTLDWKGVSSTSITSKVLGNVVPGTIVLMHTGAGASGTPGALQGMITKLKAQGYTFVTVSQLLKLPSSSPPPASGVKYTVKAGDTLYSIAKKYNTTVAAIAAANKIPSPYIIRIGQVLTIPGKAAPPPAAAIKYTVKPGDTLYSIAKRYNTTVAKIAAANKIPSPYIIRVGQVLTIPR, from the coding sequence GTGAGTAACAAGCTATTTAAAGTTGCCGCTGTCATTTTACTCGTTTTATTTTCCTTGTTTTCATTTTCACCGCAAACTGAAGCAGCCAATTCCAAGTACGTCACAAAAGGCGCCACAACCAGCAAAGTGATTGCATTGACGTTTGATGACGGATCTGACGGAACCAATATCAACAAAATTCTTCAAACCTTATCCACCAACAAAGTAAAAGCGACCTTCTTCCTGACCGGTTCGGGAGCCAAAAACCATCCTCAGTCGATCAAGAACATTACCGCACAAGGCCATCAAATCGGCAACCATTCTTATTCGCATCCGGATTTCACAAAATTGACTGCCGCCCAGATGAAAGCCGAACTTGATAAAACAGAAAGCACGATCAAAGGCATTACCGGCAAAACGACCAAGCCGCTGTTCCGCGCGCCTTTTGGGGCGAGCAACGCAAAAGTTTTGGCAGCTGTCGGCAATGCCGGGTACACGCACACGATTCAATGGAACATTGACACACTCGATTGGAAAGGCGTATCTTCCACTTCCATTACCAGCAAAGTGCTGGGTAACGTTGTGCCGGGCACCATTGTCTTGATGCATACCGGAGCCGGGGCATCCGGAACGCCCGGAGCTCTTCAAGGCATGATCACAAAACTGAAAGCGCAAGGCTACACTTTTGTGACCGTTTCTCAATTGCTGAAACTGCCGTCTTCTTCTCCGCCGCCTGCCAGCGGTGTGAAATACACCGTCAAAGCGGGTGACACACTTTACAGCATCGCTAAAAAGTACAACACGACTGTCGCTGCAATTGCCGCTGCCAATAAAATACCGAGCCCGTACATCATCCGCATCGGACAGGTCTTGACGATTCCAGGAAAAGCCGCTCCGCCTCCTGCAGCCGCGATCAAATACACAGTGAAACCAGGAGATACGCTTTACAGTATTGCGAAGCGCTACAATACAACTGTCGCCAAAATTGCAGCCGCCAATAAAATACCAAGTCCCTACATCATCCGTGTCGGGCAAGTATTGACCATCCCTAGATAA
- a CDS encoding APC family permease, producing the protein MAAKENQPLSETGYKQELKRALTFWDLMIYGLVFMVPIAPFGIYGIIAQGSNGMVALAYLIGMVAMIFTALSYATMSEAFPIAGSVYSYAQRGINDAAGFLAGWLILLDYIFVPALLYLVSAAALHDIVPEIPLLVWLVFFIGINTVINVIGIEFTAKANKIIIVLELIVLAIFVGVGIYAVAQGVNGAEFTYKPLYDADQFSLGLVMGAVSIAVLSFLGFDAIATLAEESKGGRKAVGNAIIVSLLVVGVLFIIQTWVAALIWPDYTTFENADVAFYQIAEVAGGAWLKWLTIIATAVAWGIADALVAQAAISRVLYSMARDRKLPKLLAKVHPKFQTPYISTIIVAIISLIVTSFFANRIGELASVINFGALTAFLFLHVSVIIYFIGKKKSKNYFKHLVLPLIGFTIIAYVWWNLDALSKQLGFIWLAIGIIYLLFLKWTKRDTKLNLEE; encoded by the coding sequence ATGGCTGCTAAAGAGAATCAGCCTTTGAGTGAAACCGGATATAAGCAGGAGTTGAAACGGGCATTGACGTTTTGGGATTTGATGATTTACGGATTGGTGTTTATGGTACCGATTGCACCATTCGGCATTTATGGCATCATTGCACAAGGCTCGAACGGCATGGTTGCATTGGCGTATTTAATCGGCATGGTTGCCATGATTTTTACTGCGCTCAGTTATGCCACAATGTCGGAGGCTTTTCCGATTGCCGGCTCTGTCTATTCCTATGCGCAGCGCGGCATTAATGACGCAGCAGGGTTCCTCGCCGGCTGGCTTATCCTGCTCGATTATATTTTTGTGCCGGCGCTGCTTTACCTGGTCAGTGCGGCGGCGCTCCATGACATTGTCCCGGAAATCCCGCTGCTGGTTTGGCTCGTTTTCTTTATCGGAATTAACACAGTCATCAACGTCATCGGCATTGAGTTTACGGCAAAGGCAAATAAAATCATTATTGTGCTCGAATTGATTGTATTGGCCATTTTTGTAGGAGTCGGCATCTATGCAGTTGCCCAAGGGGTTAACGGTGCAGAATTTACGTATAAGCCGCTTTACGATGCCGACCAATTCAGTTTGGGGCTTGTCATGGGAGCGGTATCGATTGCTGTCTTAAGCTTTTTGGGATTTGATGCAATTGCCACGCTTGCGGAAGAATCAAAAGGGGGACGAAAAGCTGTCGGCAATGCCATTATTGTGTCTTTGCTCGTAGTCGGCGTGCTCTTCATCATCCAGACCTGGGTAGCTGCACTGATTTGGCCGGATTATACGACGTTTGAAAATGCCGATGTGGCTTTCTACCAGATTGCAGAAGTGGCGGGAGGCGCTTGGCTTAAATGGTTGACCATTATTGCCACAGCGGTTGCCTGGGGAATTGCCGACGCTCTTGTTGCCCAGGCAGCAATATCACGTGTGTTATACAGCATGGCCCGTGACCGGAAACTGCCGAAATTGCTTGCAAAAGTACATCCGAAATTCCAGACCCCTTATATCAGCACCATCATTGTGGCCATCATTTCATTGATCGTGACAAGCTTTTTCGCAAACCGTATTGGCGAGTTGGCTTCCGTCATCAATTTCGGGGCTTTGACCGCTTTTCTTTTCCTTCACGTGTCAGTCATCATTTACTTTATCGGTAAAAAGAAAAGCAAGAACTATTTCAAGCATTTAGTTTTGCCGCTCATCGGGTTTACTATCATTGCATACGTCTGGTGGAACTTGGATGCCTTGTCGAAACAGCTTGGGTTTATCTGGCTGGCAATCGGAATCATCTACTTGCTGTTTCTGAAATGGACGAAGCGGGATACAAAGCTGAATTTGGAGGAATAA